From the Leucobacter denitrificans genome, one window contains:
- a CDS encoding PilW family protein encodes MKLRIMRGLRRDDGISLVELSVTMVVLGIIALIVSTFMVSIFRSEQAVQGISASSNDSQVVTLAIADDMRNARSFITTPTSVTASVSTSQAQMGWECVRWEIDPASGKLVRERWPDGAQSGARMAAAPASGVLAQGVGAFGTEDFFTGGSSSTASGSTTGTLEYRFTIATSDEHSIDVAGQVTNRLSSAGTSCWEGA; translated from the coding sequence GTGAAACTTCGCATCATGCGCGGGCTGCGCCGCGACGACGGTATCAGCCTGGTTGAGCTCTCGGTGACCATGGTGGTGCTCGGCATCATTGCATTGATTGTTTCGACATTTATGGTCTCGATATTTCGCAGTGAACAGGCAGTACAGGGTATCTCGGCGTCGTCGAATGACAGCCAGGTTGTCACGCTCGCGATCGCAGATGACATGCGAAACGCGCGCAGCTTCATCACTACACCTACTTCGGTCACTGCGTCCGTGAGTACCTCACAGGCTCAGATGGGCTGGGAGTGCGTGCGCTGGGAAATTGATCCTGCATCGGGCAAGCTCGTTCGCGAGCGGTGGCCCGATGGAGCGCAGAGTGGGGCCCGAATGGCCGCAGCTCCGGCATCAGGTGTACTGGCTCAGGGCGTCGGCGCGTTCGGCACCGAAGATTTCTTTACGGGTGGATCGTCATCAACTGCGAGTGGATCCACGACGGGCACGCTCGAGTATCGTTTTACTATCGCGACATCGGATGAGCACTCGATTGATGTTGCTGGCCAGGTGACTAACCGGCTCTCGTCTGCGGGAACATCGTGTTGGGAAGGTGCGTGA
- a CDS encoding DedA family protein translates to MIALIFARLAQTEYQGFIGWVLDLMETLGEVGVGLAVLIETFVPPIPSEAVLPGAGFLAYDGRMNFWLAWLFATLGALVGAWIWYWIGYAFGRNRTRWVVGKIPLMDHEDFDKAEAFFAKWGAAAVLFGRCVPLVRSFISIPAGIERMNFVKFTLYTLIGSGAWNGLWIGLGFAFGPAIKPILEQWSGVISDAVLVVIGLLVVWFIVARVIRNQKRKRELANEG, encoded by the coding sequence GTGATCGCACTTATTTTCGCGCGCCTTGCGCAGACCGAGTACCAGGGGTTTATCGGCTGGGTGCTCGACCTGATGGAGACCCTCGGCGAAGTCGGGGTGGGGCTCGCGGTCTTGATCGAGACCTTCGTGCCGCCGATCCCATCAGAGGCGGTCCTGCCGGGCGCCGGGTTCCTGGCGTACGACGGCCGCATGAACTTCTGGCTGGCGTGGCTGTTCGCGACGCTCGGCGCGCTGGTCGGTGCGTGGATCTGGTACTGGATCGGCTACGCCTTCGGCCGAAACCGCACGCGGTGGGTCGTGGGCAAGATTCCACTGATGGATCACGAAGACTTCGACAAGGCCGAGGCCTTCTTTGCGAAGTGGGGCGCGGCAGCCGTTTTGTTTGGCCGCTGCGTGCCGCTCGTGCGCTCGTTCATTTCGATTCCTGCGGGTATTGAGCGCATGAACTTCGTGAAGTTCACTCTGTATACGCTCATTGGCTCGGGTGCATGGAATGGTCTGTGGATCGGCCTCGGCTTCGCCTTCGGCCCCGCAATCAAGCCGATCCTTGAGCAGTGGAGCGGCGTGATTAGCGACGCGGTGCTCGTGGTGATCGGACTGTTAGTGGTGTGGTTTATCGTCGCCCGCGTGATCCGCAACCAGAAGCGCAAGCGCGAGCTCGCCAACGAGGGCTAG
- a CDS encoding RES family NAD+ phosphorylase has product MHDPRREGNAFNPGMGSPTRFAHFYAGAGVVSSLYAAATTEAAICESLLHDTPLTGGILPIAGYATRTITALRLKRELSLAMLMGPGLRRLGVETQDIIATNGDVYDKTVLWAQAAHTAGFEGIAWMSARDNTAEAYIFFGDRVKESDLTVTDEGLGTFAPGSHGFTWLEAYCSLVNVELLLA; this is encoded by the coding sequence GTGCACGATCCACGCCGTGAGGGCAACGCTTTCAACCCAGGCATGGGTTCACCAACACGTTTCGCACATTTCTATGCTGGTGCTGGTGTCGTATCGTCGCTCTACGCCGCGGCAACAACGGAGGCAGCTATCTGCGAGTCCCTCCTTCACGACACTCCACTCACCGGCGGGATCCTGCCAATAGCGGGCTATGCAACTCGCACGATAACGGCCCTTCGTCTCAAACGTGAGCTCAGTCTCGCAATGCTCATGGGCCCTGGCCTTCGGCGCCTGGGCGTTGAGACGCAAGACATCATCGCCACCAATGGCGACGTCTACGATAAGACCGTCCTCTGGGCACAGGCAGCTCACACGGCAGGCTTCGAAGGCATCGCGTGGATGAGTGCCCGCGACAACACCGCTGAGGCATACATATTCTTCGGGGATCGCGTCAAAGAAAGCGACCTCACCGTAACTGACGAGGGCCTGGGGACATTCGCCCCAGGAAGTCACGGCTTCACTTGGCTTGAAGCATACTGCTCGCTCGTCAACGTCGAGCTACTGCTCGCCTGA
- a CDS encoding prepilin peptidase codes for MIGSAEFGWLLALAGVLGLAIGSFLNVVIWRVPRGESLLAGSHCQSCDAPVRPWHNIPVVSYIALRGRCAHCGVAIGIRYPLIELGTAAAFVLITWWYCVEFAWPNAAGNQFISGLFALVAFLWFGAASIALTTIDAKHQRLPNAVVLPSAAVVLLLLSVSSLLVGDWSRLGVTLGASAALFALYFGIALVYPRGIGGGDVKLAPLVGGVLGYLGWSAVGVGAFSGFLFAALVGVVLMFGRRARWRSAIAYGPWMLIGAWVGLVWGDALMNIYIDFAWSA; via the coding sequence ATGATCGGTTCGGCCGAATTCGGGTGGCTCCTCGCGCTCGCTGGAGTGCTTGGCCTCGCGATCGGGTCGTTTCTGAATGTAGTTATTTGGCGTGTGCCGCGCGGGGAGTCACTGCTGGCTGGGAGTCACTGCCAAAGTTGCGACGCACCAGTGCGACCGTGGCACAACATTCCCGTCGTGTCATATATCGCGCTCAGGGGTCGTTGCGCACACTGCGGCGTCGCCATTGGCATTCGTTATCCACTGATCGAACTCGGTACCGCGGCTGCGTTCGTGCTCATTACCTGGTGGTACTGTGTAGAATTTGCGTGGCCCAACGCGGCCGGCAATCAATTCATCTCCGGGTTGTTTGCGCTTGTAGCGTTTCTGTGGTTTGGCGCCGCATCGATTGCTCTTACCACTATTGATGCCAAACATCAGCGACTGCCCAATGCAGTTGTCTTGCCGAGTGCTGCGGTCGTCTTGTTGCTACTCAGCGTGTCATCTTTGCTCGTCGGAGATTGGTCGAGGCTCGGGGTTACGCTCGGTGCGAGTGCGGCCTTGTTCGCATTGTATTTCGGCATTGCACTTGTGTACCCGAGAGGTATTGGCGGTGGTGATGTCAAGCTGGCACCGCTCGTTGGCGGAGTGCTCGGGTATCTCGGCTGGAGTGCCGTGGGTGTTGGCGCATTTTCGGGCTTTTTGTTTGCTGCGCTCGTCGGAGTTGTGTTGATGTTCGGGCGTCGCGCGCGGTGGCGCAGTGCTATCGCCTACGGCCCATGGATGCTCATTGGTGCATGGGTTGGTTTGGTCTGGGGCGACGCGCTTATGAACATTTATATTGACTTTGCGTGGTCGGCGTGA
- a CDS encoding prepilin-type N-terminal cleavage/methylation domain-containing protein translates to MRTRIQAVLNNREEGQKGFSLVELAVVIVIIGILVAIAVPVFANMQSNATAATNEANAANGSSMIAAAVANSSGGSLAVADAEAALEKLEVKDSAEAVELTAPATEAVTLENYCVTAGDATSGPGCA, encoded by the coding sequence TTGCGTACACGTATTCAAGCTGTTCTGAACAACCGCGAAGAGGGTCAGAAGGGCTTCTCGCTCGTTGAGCTCGCTGTGGTCATTGTGATCATTGGCATTCTCGTCGCGATCGCCGTTCCTGTTTTTGCAAACATGCAGTCGAACGCGACCGCAGCGACAAACGAAGCGAATGCTGCGAACGGTAGCTCGATGATTGCGGCCGCCGTCGCGAACTCATCGGGTGGATCGCTTGCTGTCGCCGATGCGGAAGCGGCTTTGGAGAAGCTCGAGGTCAAGGACAGCGCCGAGGCCGTGGAACTCACGGCGCCTGCGACAGAAGCGGTCACACTCGAAAATTACTGCGTCACTGCAGGTGATGCAACAAGCGGCCCGGGCTGCGCCTAA
- a CDS encoding DNA/RNA non-specific endonuclease, which translates to MNTAAFASDAEQVGAVASRILTATTTAGSALLSCAGMAGIDPMAEEFALGTKTGGGYDLSAASMLESGVTLAKAVATFEGRVLGLAAAYRAMELVGLGGGSNPYATLTPTQITASPPSVGSSLGDEQRGTPQGEIMEWVENFLKDTAGIVIPTADTGKITQAADAWDAYAGELTTAKAELEAALPLTLASEFPQRGDVTAVHTKLSSLIDDLAADAREMSEGCAAFAKSVGEIRAELLEMLGQLAAEIALDIGLGAVLSLVSFGAGAVAAAGKAALTVARWVPKLIAVINRLKTLIQSAKRTMAAMRRASIEAIESAVSGAVANATASAAFGNFSWDDVGGAAVSSAIGGAIAGPFSHIGSSITSRGARVTTRATVDGVTGGVGGVAGEFAASQVTGQDFNLLMSTLVGAAGGAAGGGLTSIKNPSVGPSASLTNAFTAPSPGGAAPATTSVGGTSLNGSPTTNAGAPSGGAHSGGASAPGAPAIGPDDVGSGAPTAGGSGSASGSGGASGPSGAGSPGVPQSNVEVPTSLGSDGPDGGDSRVRTNDGVNDPDTAGDGSDVPGGDAPESPNESHSHPGPGQPADEAGVEAGARPPTESALDHSSASDTNDGEKPPRRSASEEYPPPEANHRIEVENPGSRTQFPHDGLEPNTAYVVEGRGTYYTDASGTVTHVETDYGPNSAPNPDLNHPAPNTTYVVNDRHVFVTDALSRTVEVHVPRLELIPDTPRSSSIQRSVGQSAGPGHDGGHLIQNAAGGGRERINIVAMLEELNRSVSPENKLTENYYDFERLLRGALNDKSDVRLDLYVRYDEDTTPTRIDAEYSIDGEWFDERFDNVRRF; encoded by the coding sequence GTGAATACTGCAGCGTTCGCGTCTGACGCCGAACAGGTCGGGGCGGTCGCATCAAGGATTCTCACTGCAACAACCACAGCTGGGTCTGCGCTTCTCTCGTGCGCAGGCATGGCCGGCATCGATCCGATGGCCGAGGAATTCGCGCTCGGCACGAAGACCGGGGGCGGCTACGACCTGTCGGCGGCTTCGATGCTGGAGTCGGGAGTCACGCTCGCGAAAGCCGTCGCGACCTTTGAGGGGCGAGTCCTGGGTCTTGCCGCGGCGTACCGGGCGATGGAGCTCGTGGGCTTAGGTGGTGGATCGAACCCGTACGCGACCCTGACCCCAACCCAGATCACGGCGTCTCCGCCGTCGGTTGGTTCGTCTTTGGGTGATGAGCAGCGTGGTACCCCGCAGGGCGAGATCATGGAGTGGGTTGAAAACTTCCTGAAAGACACCGCGGGGATTGTGATCCCAACCGCAGACACCGGGAAAATCACCCAAGCCGCAGACGCGTGGGATGCGTACGCTGGGGAACTCACCACCGCAAAAGCAGAGCTTGAAGCGGCGCTCCCGCTCACGCTTGCTTCGGAGTTCCCGCAGCGCGGCGATGTCACGGCGGTGCATACGAAACTGTCGAGCCTTATCGATGATCTCGCCGCTGATGCTCGGGAAATGAGCGAGGGGTGCGCAGCGTTCGCGAAGAGTGTCGGGGAGATCCGGGCAGAGCTGCTCGAGATGCTCGGGCAGTTAGCGGCCGAGATCGCGCTCGATATCGGACTCGGGGCGGTCCTGTCCTTGGTGTCGTTTGGGGCTGGCGCGGTCGCGGCCGCGGGGAAGGCTGCGCTCACGGTCGCAAGGTGGGTACCGAAACTCATTGCCGTGATTAACAGGCTGAAGACGCTGATTCAGTCGGCGAAGCGCACGATGGCGGCGATGCGCCGGGCGTCGATCGAAGCGATCGAATCGGCAGTGTCAGGGGCGGTCGCGAACGCTACCGCGTCAGCCGCGTTTGGGAACTTCTCCTGGGACGATGTGGGTGGTGCTGCAGTGTCGTCCGCGATTGGTGGTGCGATCGCGGGACCCTTCTCCCATATTGGCAGTAGCATCACTTCCCGTGGTGCCCGGGTTACGACCCGTGCGACCGTTGACGGGGTTACTGGTGGGGTGGGTGGTGTTGCGGGTGAGTTCGCCGCATCGCAGGTGACTGGGCAAGACTTCAACCTCCTCATGTCCACGCTCGTCGGTGCTGCGGGCGGCGCTGCGGGTGGTGGTCTGACGTCGATCAAGAACCCCTCGGTTGGCCCGAGCGCTTCCCTCACAAACGCATTCACTGCTCCATCGCCTGGCGGTGCCGCTCCGGCTACGACAAGCGTGGGTGGCACCTCGTTAAACGGCAGCCCAACTACAAACGCAGGTGCTCCAAGCGGTGGTGCTCACAGCGGTGGCGCGTCAGCCCCTGGAGCTCCCGCGATCGGACCTGATGACGTTGGATCGGGTGCACCTACAGCAGGTGGATCTGGCAGTGCTTCTGGTTCTGGTGGCGCAAGCGGCCCCAGCGGTGCGGGCAGCCCGGGCGTGCCGCAGAGCAATGTTGAAGTGCCCACGTCGCTCGGGAGTGACGGGCCGGATGGCGGCGATAGTCGCGTGCGCACCAATGATGGTGTGAATGATCCCGACACTGCGGGTGATGGATCCGACGTCCCGGGCGGCGATGCTCCTGAGAGCCCGAACGAGTCTCATAGTCACCCTGGACCTGGCCAGCCCGCAGATGAGGCGGGGGTCGAAGCCGGAGCTCGTCCACCCACTGAATCTGCACTAGATCATTCCTCGGCATCGGATACTAATGACGGAGAGAAGCCTCCGCGTAGAAGCGCTTCGGAGGAGTACCCACCCCCGGAGGCAAACCATCGTATCGAGGTGGAGAACCCGGGAAGCCGGACCCAGTTTCCGCATGATGGGCTGGAACCAAACACGGCCTATGTGGTGGAGGGCCGCGGCACGTATTACACCGATGCGAGTGGCACCGTCACCCATGTGGAGACGGACTATGGTCCGAATAGTGCGCCGAATCCTGACCTGAACCATCCGGCACCGAATACGACGTATGTGGTGAATGATCGTCACGTGTTCGTCACTGATGCTCTAAGTCGCACAGTTGAGGTGCATGTGCCTCGATTGGAGTTGATCCCGGATACTCCGCGGTCGTCTAGTATTCAGCGTTCCGTCGGCCAATCTGCTGGCCCTGGGCATGATGGTGGCCATCTGATTCAGAACGCGGCGGGTGGTGGCCGTGAGCGGATCAATATCGTTGCGATGCTCGAGGAACTCAACCGATCCGTCTCACCGGAGAATAAACTGACGGAAAATTACTACGATTTTGAACGTTTGCTGCGTGGAGCCCTGAACGACAAGAGTGATGTCAGACTTGATCTGTACGTGCGGTACGACGAGGACACCACGCCTACTCGAATTGATGCCGAATACAGTATCGACGGAGAATGGTTTGATGAGCGTTTCGATAATGTCAGAAGGTTCTGA
- the pilM gene encoding type IV pilus assembly protein PilM produces MAKDVVGLVISSRAVFAAEVEHRRKKLPRLKRVGMVELPENVVSDGEVRDANAVTRVLVQLWEQAGFSSKRVICGIGNQRTLVRNHTVPQMSEAQLSRALRYQVEDMLPVPVTDTILDFYPIAPVEGSVPPQMDGLLIAALKSSVESEAAAVSNAGLKVVGFDLNSFAVLRSVDVGDTLLGTRLIVSLGWRVSHILVVRDRVPQFVRIVPLGVGHIFDALRKMDNEAVARAETLAEYIAIMRRMDTNQDPDLTAAIVPVIEQIRSTVEYYSATYTGEEISSVLLLGYGAIGTSVENLIAEEFDIPVEIGDPIRGVDLTGAEPGELIEEFSQLLSVPVGLALRGR; encoded by the coding sequence ATGGCGAAAGACGTGGTGGGGCTCGTCATTTCGAGTCGGGCGGTGTTCGCCGCAGAGGTAGAGCACCGTCGCAAGAAACTGCCAAGGCTTAAACGGGTCGGAATGGTCGAGCTGCCTGAGAACGTTGTGAGTGACGGCGAGGTTCGTGACGCGAACGCTGTGACACGCGTACTCGTGCAACTGTGGGAGCAAGCCGGCTTCTCCTCGAAGCGAGTGATTTGTGGCATCGGCAACCAGCGCACTCTCGTGCGCAATCACACCGTGCCTCAAATGAGTGAAGCACAGTTGAGTCGAGCGCTTCGATATCAGGTTGAAGACATGTTGCCGGTGCCTGTCACCGACACGATCCTCGACTTCTATCCAATCGCACCGGTCGAGGGCAGCGTTCCGCCGCAGATGGACGGGCTGCTCATCGCCGCACTCAAATCGAGCGTCGAAAGCGAAGCCGCGGCGGTGTCGAATGCCGGGTTGAAGGTTGTGGGCTTCGATCTCAATTCGTTTGCAGTGTTGCGCAGTGTAGATGTGGGCGATACCTTGCTTGGCACGCGGCTCATAGTGTCGCTGGGTTGGCGGGTGTCCCATATCCTCGTGGTGCGCGATAGGGTGCCCCAATTTGTGCGGATCGTGCCTCTTGGCGTTGGGCACATTTTCGACGCATTGCGCAAGATGGATAACGAAGCGGTTGCGCGGGCCGAGACGCTCGCAGAATATATCGCAATAATGCGGCGCATGGACACGAACCAGGATCCTGATCTGACGGCCGCGATCGTTCCAGTGATCGAGCAAATTCGCAGCACAGTGGAGTACTACTCCGCAACCTACACTGGCGAGGAAATATCGAGCGTGCTTCTACTCGGATACGGTGCGATTGGTACCAGCGTCGAGAATCTGATTGCCGAGGAGTTCGATATTCCTGTTGAGATAGGGGATCCGATACGGGGCGTCGATCTGACTGGTGCTGAGCCAGGAGAACTTATTGAAGAGTTTTCGCAGCTTCTCTCGGTACCTGTTGGTCTCGCGTTGAGGGGGCGGTGA
- the pilO gene encoding type 4a pilus biogenesis protein PilO: MSLKTRLWVLGTVVVCAGMLFIGIFGGLMPQVVTAQSTTAIAGDIEDQNELLREQIAELESAEGGSSILNEQYADLVGAIPVSADTAAFLGELRQLQTVSGATVSDFTLSDPQSGDVETATESAGAQSSVSANIVKIPVNLVAVGTQQQVADFVHSLQTGPRFVLVHSVEISGTPEESIAVVEGDVFSIATRE, encoded by the coding sequence GTGAGTCTGAAGACGAGATTATGGGTGCTTGGCACTGTGGTCGTATGCGCGGGCATGCTGTTCATCGGTATTTTCGGTGGACTCATGCCGCAGGTTGTGACTGCGCAGTCGACGACGGCGATTGCTGGCGACATAGAAGATCAGAATGAGTTGCTTCGCGAGCAGATAGCCGAGCTTGAATCCGCTGAGGGCGGGAGCTCGATACTCAATGAACAGTATGCGGATCTGGTGGGTGCAATCCCGGTAAGCGCTGACACTGCGGCATTTCTTGGAGAGTTGCGGCAGTTGCAGACGGTGTCAGGAGCGACGGTCTCTGATTTCACACTCTCAGATCCCCAGAGCGGCGACGTTGAGACCGCGACGGAGAGTGCTGGAGCGCAATCATCGGTCTCGGCGAACATTGTAAAGATTCCAGTGAACTTAGTTGCGGTCGGAACACAGCAACAGGTTGCTGACTTCGTGCATTCTCTCCAGACCGGTCCCCGATTCGTGCTCGTGCACTCAGTGGAGATCTCTGGCACGCCAGAGGAATCGATTGCGGTGGTCGAGGGAGATGTGTTCTCGATAGCGACGAGGGAATAA
- a CDS encoding type IV pilus modification PilV family protein codes for MRRVAGVLRGETGLTMTELAVAIVLLSLVIAGLAPLMVNSVLLAQKNANVGEANRVAAAQLDETRSVVRGAACESVADLNASDLAISTGGGAEGAIHKLRVTRDVTCTDRLATVTISVFDRNATSAAPDPLVSATTQVVTAS; via the coding sequence ATGCGTCGGGTCGCTGGTGTACTGCGCGGCGAGACCGGGTTAACTATGACCGAGCTCGCTGTTGCGATTGTATTGCTAAGCCTGGTTATTGCTGGGCTCGCACCTCTCATGGTGAATTCGGTGCTGCTCGCACAAAAGAACGCGAACGTCGGTGAGGCGAATCGGGTTGCCGCAGCGCAGCTCGACGAAACACGTTCGGTCGTGCGAGGTGCGGCGTGTGAGTCAGTGGCAGATCTGAATGCTTCAGATCTCGCCATTTCAACTGGTGGAGGCGCCGAAGGCGCGATCCACAAACTGCGAGTGACGCGCGACGTGACCTGTACTGATCGTCTGGCAACCGTGACGATCTCGGTGTTTGACAGGAACGCAACCAGCGCGGCACCTGACCCGCTCGTCAGCGCGACGACACAGGTGGTGACTGCATCGTGA
- a CDS encoding type II secretion system F family protein — translation MVTQMISVGEESGSLDVMLTSLGDYYDSEVESTSEQLTSMIEPLLIVGIGIIIGGMMVALYLPILTMSTAVQGI, via the coding sequence ATGGTCACTCAGATGATCTCGGTAGGTGAGGAATCTGGGTCGCTCGACGTGATGCTGACCTCTCTTGGTGACTACTACGATTCTGAGGTTGAATCGACCTCGGAACAGCTCACGAGCATGATCGAACCTCTGCTCATTGTGGGAATAGGAATCATTATCGGTGGCATGATGGTGGCGCTCTATCTCCCGATCCTCACGATGAGCACCGCAGTACAAGGGATTTGA
- a CDS encoding polymer-forming cytoskeletal protein, translating into MIRFMHGLRRRGFRVLGRSEDGAALPLVLVIFLVGFALVSSFLVAILSSAQVSQTTRSNIQAHAAAEAGIAAAQVKLPTLAADGVDICSSFPTAQLESTNEPRFSVTGSCDLTSTPATLTITSAGEAQNGDTATVEAVFAIDPPADGNDEVEQPVGSAGNAIVSVGGGDGGFANGPQLKLATIDGKPTRVVTREPTFTCNGLVIPGTVFAANDVFTTPCVVNGDLHIGGQLKTNNSDTNQITGNVYLAGSEKVSGNHPAVSHVLSGAMGDASAIGRNNVYANGNVKLHDGASTVYGDLNVAGTDRSYVNGTVKRNFMTNGTAEIPGTVEGNFTALGSGDSKITGTVKGNVHTSGALAVTGTVHGDIESRSTGVLRITGTVSGDIRTDGTVLLDHGSRVEGNIVALGAGENTFRTAPNGNVQVTGAMKVDGWGLTFRGYVQAGKTVAFNNTKVRGTRPGTDCHVTRGSGQGSPWSQNGASNGHTVCDESRFPVFPSIPTVNPVASVNPPEIEPWRDYEFAQSDWLGFASQIVTGSECNDWKRYPGDGWGSLSALDTNTVIDLRACGDLQYSAWSGENSRPKLGVDVALIVERANLNGMDWSAKSGTTPSLWVVNPGVQNQATAGCNRPAVNLENVHLDDSLRTMVYTPAGSRLSGSSFVGNVYSGSVCIGGTTSLWFSPMGLPSWGPIGDGGNSGDGGSNGNGDGGSESDNSESSVPQIIGGISAAPLSIRNIESESVA; encoded by the coding sequence ATGATTCGCTTCATGCACGGACTGAGGCGCCGGGGATTCCGCGTGCTGGGTCGGAGCGAAGATGGCGCTGCGCTTCCACTTGTGCTCGTCATCTTTCTTGTTGGGTTTGCGCTTGTATCGTCATTTCTCGTCGCGATCCTGAGCTCGGCGCAGGTGAGTCAAACGACGCGCTCGAACATTCAAGCACATGCGGCAGCTGAGGCTGGAATCGCGGCGGCGCAGGTGAAGCTTCCAACACTGGCAGCGGATGGTGTGGATATCTGTTCGTCGTTTCCCACCGCGCAGCTCGAGAGCACGAACGAACCGAGGTTCTCGGTGACAGGCTCGTGCGACCTCACATCGACACCGGCAACCTTGACGATAACATCTGCTGGTGAAGCGCAAAATGGTGACACCGCTACCGTCGAAGCAGTATTTGCGATTGACCCGCCAGCTGACGGTAACGACGAAGTAGAGCAACCCGTGGGCTCCGCGGGCAATGCGATCGTGAGCGTCGGGGGCGGTGATGGTGGCTTCGCAAATGGCCCACAATTGAAGCTCGCGACGATTGACGGCAAACCGACCCGTGTGGTGACCCGCGAACCAACTTTCACCTGCAACGGGCTGGTCATACCCGGCACAGTGTTCGCCGCGAACGATGTGTTCACGACGCCCTGTGTCGTGAATGGAGATCTGCACATCGGGGGACAGCTGAAGACGAACAACTCTGATACGAACCAGATAACTGGCAATGTGTATCTTGCGGGGAGCGAGAAGGTCTCAGGGAACCATCCGGCTGTTTCGCATGTGTTGAGTGGCGCCATGGGTGATGCGAGCGCAATTGGTCGCAACAACGTCTATGCAAATGGCAATGTGAAACTTCATGACGGTGCGTCTACTGTGTACGGCGATTTGAATGTGGCAGGCACCGACCGCTCGTACGTTAACGGCACGGTGAAGCGCAATTTCATGACGAACGGTACAGCCGAAATCCCTGGCACGGTTGAGGGTAACTTCACTGCACTTGGGTCGGGTGATTCGAAGATCACCGGCACCGTGAAGGGCAACGTACACACGAGTGGCGCCCTTGCGGTGACGGGTACCGTGCATGGCGACATCGAATCGCGCAGCACAGGTGTGTTGCGCATTACAGGCACGGTGAGCGGCGATATTCGTACCGACGGAACCGTGCTCCTCGACCATGGAAGTCGGGTTGAGGGAAACATTGTCGCGCTTGGTGCGGGCGAGAACACTTTTAGAACCGCGCCGAACGGCAACGTTCAGGTCACCGGTGCGATGAAGGTAGATGGCTGGGGGCTCACGTTCCGTGGCTATGTGCAGGCGGGCAAGACGGTGGCCTTTAACAACACCAAAGTGCGGGGTACTCGCCCGGGCACCGATTGCCACGTAACTCGTGGGTCGGGTCAGGGGTCTCCGTGGTCGCAAAATGGAGCCTCCAACGGACACACTGTGTGCGATGAGTCACGCTTCCCGGTGTTCCCGAGCATTCCGACCGTGAACCCGGTCGCAAGTGTGAACCCACCTGAAATCGAACCCTGGCGTGATTATGAGTTTGCACAGAGTGATTGGCTCGGATTTGCCTCGCAGATCGTGACCGGGTCGGAGTGTAATGATTGGAAACGGTACCCGGGGGACGGGTGGGGTTCGCTCAGCGCTCTCGATACCAACACAGTTATTGATCTGCGCGCGTGCGGCGATCTGCAGTACAGCGCCTGGAGCGGTGAAAACTCTCGACCGAAACTCGGTGTCGATGTCGCGCTGATCGTTGAACGTGCGAATCTCAACGGAATGGACTGGTCAGCTAAGTCAGGTACGACGCCGAGTCTTTGGGTGGTGAATCCGGGGGTGCAAAACCAAGCGACTGCGGGTTGTAATAGGCCAGCAGTGAATCTCGAGAATGTGCACCTCGACGACTCCTTGCGCACGATGGTGTACACCCCGGCAGGTTCGAGGCTGAGTGGATCCTCATTCGTTGGAAACGTCTATTCTGGTTCGGTGTGTATTGGCGGCACTACCTCCCTGTGGTTTTCTCCAATGGGGCTCCCGTCGTGGGGGCCAATCGGTGACGGCGGCAATAGCGGTGACGGTGGCTCCAACGGCAATGGTGACGGCGGTTCCGAATCAGATAATTCTGAGAGCAGCGTTCCGCAGATCATCGGAGGCATTTCGGCCGCACCACTTTCCATTCGCAATATTGAGTCGGAGTCCGTCGCATGA